A single region of the Onychomys torridus chromosome 11, mOncTor1.1, whole genome shotgun sequence genome encodes:
- the LOC118592923 gene encoding kinetochore-associated protein NSL1 homolog isoform X1: protein MAGIPETVLVSASQGQDARTSSDSQASAPASALEDFRVRCTLKRAVVEVMELCGRFVQELGAALPEDIRELALRDAQWTFESAVQENVSINGQAWQEAADHCLMDSDIKVLEDEFDELIVDVATKRRQYPRRILESVIKTLKAQHEILKQYRPVVPPLDLNCDPDPASHVENLKCRGDAIAKKINDAMKALPLLIEQGDGFSQVLKMQPIIQLQRINQEVFSSCSRRADTKPDKSVTQVETTPTEIAARKASNIVLKRKHAPDCSQRKRYPLRPKRIDLDV from the exons ATGGCGGGTATTCCTGAAACGGTGTTGGTCTCCGCCTCGCAGGGTCAAGATGCTCGGACCTCCTCAGACTCCCAGGCCTCGGCACCCGCCTCTGCGCTAGAGGACTTCCGAGTGCGCTGCACCTTGAAAAGGGCTGTGGTGGAAGTGATGGAGCTGTGCGGTCGCTTCGTGCAGGAGCTCGGGGCCGCGCTGCCGGAGGACATCCGAGAGCTGGCGCTGCGGGACGCGCAGTGG ACTTTTGAGTCGGCTGTGCAGGAGAATGTCAGCATCAATGGACAAGCCTGGCAGGAAGCTGCAGATCATTGTCTTATGG ATTCTGACATCAAAGTTCTTGAAGATGAATTTGATGAGCTCATAGTAGATGTGGCAACAAAACGTAGACAGTACCCCCGAAGGATCCTCGAGAGTGTCATCAAAACCCTGAAAGCACAGCATGAGATTCTG AAGCAGTATCGCCCTGTTGTACCTCCCTTGGACCTGAACTGTGACCCGGACCCAG CTTCTCATGTGGAAAATTTGAAATGCCGTGGGGATGCCATAGCTAAGAAAATCAATGACGCCATGAAG GCTTTGCCTCTGTTAATTGAACAAGGAGACGGCTTTTCCCAGGTCTTAAAGATGCAGCCTATCATCCAGCTGCAAAGGATCAACCAGGAAGTCTTTTCAAGCTGTTCCAGGAGAGCAGATACCAAGCCCGACAAGTCTGTAACACAAGTAGAAACCACGCCAACTGAGATTGCAGCCAGGAAAGCCTCGAATATAGTGCTGAAGAGAAAGCATGCCCCAGACTGCTCCCAGAGAAAGCGCTACCCGCTGCGGCCAAAGAGAATTGATCTGGATGTATGA